A section of the Streptomyces sp. SCL15-4 genome encodes:
- a CDS encoding winged helix-turn-helix domain-containing protein, translated as MTTLPTRPIATLSADDARRIVLRAQGLLGAPDRRAGVRGVLRRLGAVQLDTISVLARSHELVPYARLGAVGRKTVEDAYWTDTHAFEYWSHAACLLPIEEWPHFAFRRRAYRARPHWHHDLPDGVYDQVVKQLRAEGPLTATELGGAKKTNDWWDWSGTKVAVERALMYGEVVCVERRGWKRVYDLAERAVPAALLHDELSDAECLRRLVRLAGEALGVGTRADIADYHRLKGEQVDSVIADSGLVPVEVEGWARPAWADPAALATPPRGRHRTTLLSPFDSLIWERARTERIFGFTHRLEAYVPKPKRVHGYFAMPVLAGGRLVGRVDPARQGRTLVAKQVTLDGPKAVPAVARALAEAASWVDCTDVRVERTDRPELREPLTRELAALLG; from the coding sequence ATGACGACCCTTCCGACGCGTCCCATCGCCACCCTCTCCGCGGACGACGCCCGCCGGATAGTCCTGCGGGCCCAGGGCCTGCTCGGCGCGCCCGACCGGCGCGCGGGAGTCCGCGGGGTGCTGCGCCGTCTCGGCGCGGTCCAGCTCGACACGATCTCGGTCCTGGCCCGTTCCCATGAACTCGTGCCGTACGCCCGGCTGGGCGCGGTCGGCCGCAAGACGGTGGAGGACGCGTACTGGACGGACACGCACGCGTTCGAGTACTGGTCGCACGCCGCCTGCCTGCTGCCCATCGAGGAGTGGCCCCACTTCGCCTTCCGCCGCCGCGCCTACCGCGCCCGGCCGCACTGGCACCACGACCTCCCCGACGGCGTCTACGACCAGGTCGTCAAGCAGCTGCGCGCCGAGGGCCCGCTGACCGCCACGGAACTGGGCGGCGCGAAGAAGACGAACGACTGGTGGGACTGGTCGGGCACGAAGGTCGCCGTGGAGCGGGCGCTGATGTACGGCGAGGTGGTGTGCGTCGAGCGGCGCGGCTGGAAGCGGGTGTACGACCTCGCCGAGCGCGCGGTCCCGGCCGCCCTGCTGCACGACGAGCTGAGCGACGCCGAGTGCCTGCGGCGTCTGGTGCGGCTGGCGGGCGAGGCGCTCGGCGTGGGCACGCGCGCGGACATCGCCGACTACCACCGGCTCAAGGGCGAGCAGGTCGACTCGGTGATCGCGGACTCGGGTCTGGTGCCGGTCGAGGTGGAGGGCTGGGCCCGGCCGGCGTGGGCCGATCCGGCGGCCCTGGCGACGCCGCCGCGCGGCCGGCACCGCACCACGCTGCTCTCGCCGTTCGACTCGCTGATCTGGGAGCGGGCGCGCACGGAGCGGATCTTCGGCTTCACCCACCGGCTGGAGGCGTACGTCCCGAAACCCAAGCGGGTGCACGGGTACTTCGCGATGCCGGTGCTGGCCGGCGGCCGGCTGGTCGGGCGGGTCGACCCGGCGCGGCAGGGGCGCACGCTGGTGGCCAAGCAGGTCACGCTGGACGGCCCCAAGGCGGTCCCGGCGGTGGCCCGGGCCCTGGCCGAGGCGGCCTCGTGGGTGGACTGCACCGACGTCCGCGTCGAGCGCACCGACCGGCCGGAGCTGCGCGAGCCCCTCACCAGGGAACTCGCCGCCCTGCTCGGTTAG
- a CDS encoding GNAT family N-acetyltransferase — protein MDHVTLTTDRLSLRPVGPKDTEAVYAAAQDPDIQRWTTVPSPYLREHAVGFTEQIVPDGWAQGTMFTFGVFLTGGELAGMLALTTRSPGTAEIGFWAAREHRGRGYVVEAARTACRWVFAEAGVDRVEWRAEVGNDASRAVAERAGFTVEGVLRSGVVNKGVRRDCWVGSLLPSDLGLPSTAPYLPARP, from the coding sequence ATGGACCATGTCACGCTCACCACGGACCGCCTGTCGCTGCGCCCGGTCGGCCCTAAGGACACCGAGGCGGTGTACGCGGCCGCGCAGGACCCCGACATCCAGCGCTGGACCACGGTTCCCTCGCCCTACCTGCGCGAGCACGCGGTCGGCTTCACGGAACAGATCGTCCCCGACGGCTGGGCGCAGGGCACGATGTTCACCTTCGGCGTGTTCCTCACCGGCGGGGAGCTGGCCGGCATGCTCGCCCTGACGACGCGCTCGCCGGGCACGGCCGAGATCGGCTTCTGGGCGGCCAGGGAGCACCGCGGCCGGGGCTATGTGGTGGAGGCCGCGCGCACCGCCTGCCGATGGGTCTTCGCCGAGGCCGGCGTGGACCGGGTCGAGTGGCGCGCCGAGGTCGGCAACGACGCCTCCCGCGCGGTGGCCGAACGCGCGGGCTTCACCGTCGAGGGCGTCCTGCGCTCCGGCGTCGTCAACAAAGGGGTGCGCCGGGACTGCTGGGTCGGCTCGCTGCTCCCCTCGGACCTCGGTCTGCCGTCCACGGCCCCGTACCTGCCCGCGCGTCCCTGA